In the genome of Lactuca sativa cultivar Salinas chromosome 3, Lsat_Salinas_v11, whole genome shotgun sequence, the window TCCATCCATGATCCTAGGGGTAGCAATAGTTGGTGCCTGTATAGGCCTGGCGGCAAGTAATGGACAGGGCCTTCACGTGGTCCACCTgatcacaatggtaacaaatcctagTGCTTAGTATTGGGACCCGCTGACGACAATCCTTGGCAtaatgtccctccttgccacatttgtggcacccagaagaagaagatcgacaaacCCCATCATGAACCttaccgcacttgccacaagtgtggcccctcAGACCTCCTGATCGTTAATCAGTGGGCTTTAACAGCTTCGCTGCAGGCTATGATTGACCCGGAGCCTGACGCTGCTCTCTCATCCGCGCCTCTATCTTAATCTCGTGCCTCCTTGTAGACTCCTGGAGTTTAGCGAGGGTATTGTATCATTGTGTAGAAACAAACTGCCGAATATCCATCTGATCATGTTCAAGTGCCGATCCAtccgagcctgctccgaagcagtAAACTCAGGGCAGAAAACAACCCTCTCcttgaacatcttggtgatctccttCACCGTCTCATTCGTCTGCCTCAAATCTAGATACTCCTGAGCCAATTTATCTCTCTCCTCCATGGAAACATATTTCGTACGAAACATCTTcaagaactgctcccaagtaaccgtAATCCTCTTCTCAGGAGTTTATGAACTAGTCACCAATCTCCACTAATCCTTTGCCCTTAACCGAAAAAGGTTCAGGGCGCAATTGATCTTCTAGTCAGCAcgacatgaacatgtgaagaaacaaccctcaacATTAGACAACCACCTCATCGCCATAATCGGGTCCTTGCCTCCATCAAACTCCGGTGATCTCCAACTTCGTTttcgatgatccttatatccacagaaagatAGTGATGAGCTCTATAACcgtatctaattacttttgacttaaacacttcaaactaaaatccttaattcataaAAAGCCCGAACCATCacttttaccattttacccttgggtTGCAAAGCACAACCGAACTCTTGGATCACAAAATCTAaattacccacatccaaatgggtgTAAACCTCACTTTCCTCAACGCCCGAAGCCATATGATAATTGATCTTCGGGTTATGCCCCCCGAATTATGAAACGACTCGAAATCGGGTATTACATTTTTTaattgaaccggtatggtgattGGTTTTCGATTTAACcgtatctaattacttttgacttaaacacttcaaactaaaatccttaattcataaAAAGCCCGAACCATCacttttaccattttacccttgggtTGCAAAGCACAACCGAACTCTTGGATCACAAAATCTAaattacccacatccaaatgggtgTAAACCTCACTTTCCTCAACGCCCGAAGCCATATGATAATTGATCTTCGGGTTATGCCCCCCGAATTATGAAACGACTCGAAATCGGGTATTACATTTTTTaattgaaccggtatggtgattGGTTTTCGATTTAACCGGTTCGACGGGTTTCTGTAAtcttcatttgtttttttttttttttttttttaattttcctaCACACATAGACATCtacaaatttaaatattaaaaatacatacaaatacaagTTGTAGATCAATCCAAATATATTAACAAAAcaaataaccataagttttacgtCAATCcatatatattaaaaagaaaaataaaatataatacgaaaACAAATATAGTTTTCGATGAATACAAATGTATGAAAAAACACCATAACATTTAGCATatgttttttttcaaagaaaTCTAAATAGATATGAAAAGAATATTAAAGTTTGTTATGCAAAATGATTCATTTccgtttgtttttatttattttaactgaTTCAACccatttttgataaaaatcaaCAGATTCATTCCGATTCAGAAATAAACATAAAAACGATGCTAGTTGAACTGCTTTCTAATtcggttcccggtccaaccgaTTCAAaccgtttttaaaacattgctttgAATATTAATATTAGATTAAAATGGagcaaatatttttgtgattccTCAATTAAAGTGCATCTTATTATATAACATAAATTTCAACATTTGACAAGAATATATGGATTTCTCAAAGTGATTACTAACTAAAGCTAAACTGTCTGGACTGTCATTATTTACATAAATGATTTCACAATATTGCCAAATTAGTGGTTAATTATCATGCGATATACATAAAATTAACAAGAGAATGATAGGTTCATGATAATACATCTCTGGTTTTGGTATTTTGTGATCTGCAAAAAAATTTAATGCTAAAAATCACTATTATATTTTCGTATATTAGCATATTTGATAAAGATAGTTTATCCCAAATTGGATTACCATGTTGCAGGGTACAAATTGCAAGACATAAAATACAACTTATCGCACACAAAATGAGATACATTAATAAAATCGTCTACAAAAGGAGATAGAATCAACTATTGACTTTCCTGCAAATCTTCCTGACTTCACCACTCTTACCGGTCAACGGAGTGATGTTTCCCATTTTAACCATCGACTTGGCAAACTGCTGGAAGAAAAGCTCTTGATTTGCCGCATACTGCTTCACATACTGCATTGTTTGCTGGTTTTGAGTAAACAGTATCTCATCAGAGCTAAGAAGCCCCTTCGAAGCTATCAAGTTCTTGTAGTAACTGTTATCGAACTTCGTCGGTGACACAGGATCCAAGAAAAACAGGTTCTGATCGCCGCCGGATCTCGGGCAGTTCTGACGCAGTTTTGCAGCATAAGATTGGTCTAACGATAAATCCGGCTGCCCATTGCCGGAGTTGTTGTATAACCTTTGCCTGAAACTAGTGCACCTAGCGTTTCCGATTGTGTGACTTCCTGCAAAATTAAATACCACAACCTTTATCAGGTAACTACGTCCGAATGTAAACCGAGTTTTCAAGATTTTCTTGAacattaatcaatttttttttgaattttaaccCAGTTCCAAGATTTTCTTACCAGATAGAGTAACGAAATCAACAATGTCAAGACCCTTGAGCTTAAACTTGGTGAGAATGGTCTGAAAGGTATTGTTTGGAGCTGGGATATTTTGGTTAGAACCACTCAAGCTTGcacctaatgaatcccttcttccCAATGGCACTTCCCAACTAGGTCCACCAGCCTGCATGCACAAGTTCAAAACATGCTTCATTAATTTacagacaacaaaatcgaaaCTTTTATCCATGGATTACGATACGTACCAGAACAGTCGAGTCTCTTGCTGCCAAAGCCAATGCATCCGCACAGGAGACAGTCTGAGGACATGCCTTCTCCAATGCAGCTTTGATTTGGTCAACAACTTCGAACCCACGAGCTGAGTTGCGGTTTGGGACTGACCCCTTCTCGCTAATTATGCTTCCACTGTTGTCTAGAAGTATTGAACCATCACAACCCTAAAGGATATCATTTGGTTGCAAAAGAAAGTTAGTTTTCTAATCAAATGATGCATTTTTGTAGCAGTGCGTGGGTTAAATATAGGAATTAATTATGATTAAGAACAAACTACCTTTACGAAACAGTCGTGGAAATGGAGTCTGAGCAAAGAAGCAGCCATGCGAGCCTCTTTTGCGACAGCTTTTGTGACAACAGACCTAACGATGTCTTTAGCCTGTGGGCAGGAGTGGTCGTAGAACTGAGGGTAGAGGTTGGATGCATTGGTTAGAGCTACGATAGATATGAAGACGATGATCATGGTGATGGAGTGAGCCATTGTGTTCATGTGATGCGGCTAGCTTCGAATGAAGACGTTATGGTCAATGGAAGGTTTGTGTTGTGATTTGTATAAGAAGTGGAACCTGGATTCATGTATTTATAGACGAATCATTTTGCCTTTTCTATCAAGATCGCTTTTAATTAGTTTAATTGGTTAGCTTGCCAATAACTTTTCAGTATATTTTTTAAATACTAAACAATtcttatattaaatataataatagaaaatattattaagaaatgatttgattattttgaataaacTGATTTGAAAAGGTTGGAAATTATTGAAGCACTTTTAACTACTCCTAAAACATTCAAATATGTCTTAGCTAACATCTTTTCTACAAGTATAAATTTAACCCATTAAAATAGAATAtaaaacatacacacatacacatatgtGTATAGGTGAGCATTTAGACCTCCGGATTGGACCTAGACCGGGACCTAGTAAATCTTAACTAGTAAGCCTTAACAGGCCGGGTCCTAGGTCCATCAACACTATTAGAAAATAGGAGGTTTTTCTACAGAAAATAGCTACGGAAAATTTCCATAGCTAATTAGCTATGGAATCGCTATGGATCAGCTACAGAATGCGATGCCCTAATATAGCTATGGAATAACTACGGAATACCGACGGATACGAATCCGTAGCGATGGATTAGCTGCCCTAATATAGCTATGGAATAGCTACGGCATACCGACGGATACGAatctgtagctaattagctacggaataacAACGAAAAAAATGACTACAGAATAGCTACGAAATACCGACAGATTTATAatttccattattattattattacttccattattattatttttcattattCGAGTCTTAAATTTTTGGATCATTTTTCTTACATATTTAAgacataaataattaaaaatcatactaatagtattattaataataatatataataattgtaaCGAATGTGTTTAACACAAACaaatgattaaacaaaaaataaaactaCGTTTAACACATCAATAAGTTTTTATGTTGaatttataaataatgaaaaatgattataataaagagaaatatgtatatttgtatgtgtgtgtatgtatttatgtatgtatgtgtatgtgggTGCGTATGTaaatgtatgtgtgtatgtttatgtgtgtatttGAATGtgcatgtatatgtgtatgtgtatgcatgTGTGTGTAagtatatatgtgtatgtgtgtatttgAATGTGTATGTCTATGTTTATGTACGTGTGTATGTGTCTACATATATGCGTATCAAAAATCGCAAATACTAATAAGTATTACAATATTAAGCCATTAAACGAGTAAGATATCCTGAAGGTGCACACgattttatgaatgaaattaatagctataagttagtgaaaatatagataatcatgtatattagaaatgtaaaaaaaaaaaaaaaaaaaaaaaaaaaaaaaaaaaaaaacgaagccAAAAAAACGACATTTGGTGCCCATAAAatcgaaaatataaaaaaatccatAGCTAATTAACTACAGATTAGATACGTCTttttcttattttcgatttttaaagTAACAAGCGTCGTTTTTTCCGCTTAGTTTTTTTCACACCTAtattatacatgattatatatattttcacAAACTTATAGCTATTAAATACGTTCATAAAGTCGTGTGCACCTTTGAGATTATGTACTAATTACATTGTTTCACATTGTAATGTATATACTTTTCACCAACTTGTGATGGgtttatgtttgtatatgtatatttgtATACATAAATGAGTTGTGGTATATGTGTACgtttatatgtgtatgtatacgtgtttGTGAGTATTTGTATGTGAATATATTAATAAGCATTATAGTGTTAAATCATTAAACGAGTAATGAATCTCATATGTGCACATGACTTTATGaacgatattaatagctatatgttgttgaaaatatagataatcatgtataattgAGGTGTGAAAAGAACAAAGCATAAAAAACGAGGTTTGGTGTCCGAAAAATCGAAAATAAAAacaatccgtagctaattagctacggatttgTCTTATTCTcgatttttcgggcaccaaacgtcgtttttttcgcttCGTTTTTTCACACTTCTATAATACATTATcatctatattttcaccaacttataccTATTAATATCGTTCATAAAGTTACGTGCACCTTCGGGATCAAGTACTCATTTTACGGTTTAACATTATAATGTCTATACTTTTCACCAACTTGTGATGGgtttatatttgtatatgtatatttatatacatgaatgagttgtggtatatatatatatatatatatatatatatatatatatatatatgtgtgtgtgtgtgtgtgtgtgtgtgtgtatgtatgcatGTTTGTGAGTATTTGTATGTGAATGTATTAATAAGCATTATAGCGTTAAACCATTAAACGACTAACGCATCccatatatgaatgatattaatAGTTATAAGTCGGTGAAAATAgagataatcatgtataatagtGGCATGAGAAAAACGAAGCGgaaaaacgacgtttggtgcccgaaaaatcgaaaataagaaaatttGTTGCTAATCCATAGGTAATTAACTGCGGATTAGCTACAGGTTTTTCATATTTACGATTTTTTAGGCACCCAACGTCGTTTTTTCCGcttcgtttttttcacacctctgttatacatgattatctatactTTCACCAGCTTATAACTATCAATATCATTCATAAAGGCGTGTGCACCGTCGGGATCCATTACTCGTTTCATGGTTTAACATTGTAATGTCTATACTTTTTGCCAACTTGTGATGGgtttatgtttgtatatgtatatttatgtaCACGAATGATTTGTGGTATATGTgtacatgtatgtatgtatgtatacgtGTTTGTGAATATTTTGATGTGAATGTATTAATAaacattatagtgttaaaccaaaTACATACACACATTCATacgcatacatatacacacatacacatacacatttaaatacacatatacatatataaatatacacacacatacatatatatacacacacacatacacatacatatacacatacacatacatatacataaagatacatatatacataaataaatacttaCATGCACATACAAATTAATATTTCCCTTTATTATcatcatttttttaatatttataaattaaaCATAGATTATCTCACCTTATTGATGTgttaaatgtaatttttttttcatttagtcGTTTGTCTGTGTGTTAAACACATTTGTTactattattatatattattatgatGTTTATAAATATTACTATTATTAGTACTATTAGTATGATTTTTAATTGTATCTGTCTTAAATATGTAAGAAAAATGAtccaaaaaataaatttaagactccaataataataataataataataataataataatgataataataataataataataataataataataataataatcataataataataataataataataataataataataagaattgTTTTGAaaggcatatgtgttgtatgtggtattttggagaactcgctaagcatttatgcttacagtgttgcgttatgtgtttcaggtaccagtgaggatcgcgggaagacatcggcttgatcagtacacacatgaggagtttttatattatgatcttgggatgtaatGCTATGagttgttatgtgatacaatgacagttttataactattatgaatgaaagcgtgtttttaaaatgtaaaataataaacaaaaaaagaattgttttgaaatttacgtcgttacaaagtatgtcgttaccattgtttcggtaatgactaagaagattgttgttattccgaccctagtggtcataccaaattgagtctgactacgacGAGTATGTTATATGGTtccgagaaccaagttcgatgtagcacctgacttaagccagaagaattAATCAAAGCGATTAGTAGAGGTATCATGACGgttgctagaaatgctaccttttaagatgagattagaacatgaaggaaagtatagtctgttctagaagactctaagagacccgAGTCTAAGCGTAGCAACatatgatgataggtcattagaatatgacacatcgttccattgtagtaataaaagaacttatcttaagttcgtatccagtgaggatcaATATTGTGACTttaaggtcataatttggagtctaacatgAAATAGGAAGCAAgcgcaagatcgagcaccgcctgcagtcaaggagtccaacaGTTGGAGACTCATTTGAAGGAACAAGGAGGTTACGATTATtatctaggatgaagagataacgtatggagtcattatactacCCTgattcgttgatgattccgggacgtaatcatcctaagggggagataattgtaacgcccgtagatctgggctcgtcaatttagagataacaggggtcgaaaacgaattttccacaaaagattatttagaataaataatcttaaccaagttgtagaatatgtctcaagggttccgtacatataaagaacgctgaaatccgagttataacgaagaagttatggctcgtcgaagtttttcggcaaaaccggcacgacacctggagacgtaaatagtcaatttacgatagaagactttttagccttagtgatataaaaaaaaagttgtagtatacgttaaaccaagaacatacaaaaaaaaaaagaacgcctaaatctgacttcgtatgaggaagttatgaattttttaagatttggcttagcagtgcacaacccgaaactcgaattttagtttgagcggtttttggcttacgcgacctaaatgagatttgaagatctcattaatagaaactcaacagtaaaaagacagagaaaaacggagtccgtatgaaggagttacaaatttttcgcggtcatttaacagtctaatctcctcctactgtgaaatttaagatcggtcacgAATTAGCcgaagtaatcaaaataaaagttgtaaatattgtttttacctacgtgtggatattaagaacttcgaaaacggagcttgtatgggaaagttacggggtttagaattCGGCAGGGTgttgctgcaaaaggggtgatgtggcacaatgtAGGCCACACACGTTTTGCCACCAGAAAGCTGACATGTGacaccgactcagcgagtcagggaaccgaatcgacgagtccatcaggatttcaccctataaatagaagtgtcgaGTCATGccatttcctcacaccttcaaacccttctttctctctctagaacctctctctaagcctccctaaccccctaaagcctagggtaactccctagcatgaggaggaagccccggagcgcctgaCGGCTCCAAAAAGAAGAGCCCTTGGCTTAGAAAtgctgctccaagcgaagcccggttttctataaaacccgctgtaagtgagctacgtctacgctatttttaatattgtttttatttaattacagtaacattattaggaacttataataagtacttgggctattattataggttatataagtaatgtttaattcttatataatagtaataatagctagactattaattagtctcgttgAATGattgactaaaccctagtggtaatgatactaggttttgacgAAGGAAATTGTTTCAAGAGTAACGAAGCGCTGTATAAGTCCGGAATCAACACCTtaacatgtgagtgcatagttactttcatcttacatatagatatgaagtattttatataaattacgtgctatgtgtgcatattgtctgaatactcgttgtctatgttggatgaacgattttatacatgttttaaatgatttaaactatatatgtattttatatctacaaaatatgttgggtaaaacatgggtacatgaatgatgagggatgaatgctgaaatagaggaacattagtagtatgaacctagtgccctataggtgaacattggcagcaatggacctagtaccctatagatgagcactggcaatTGCGCCAAAATCTGTAGATGTTTTAAAACTATGATAAACATCCTAGCagttgcgctctaaggatagtatgggcagttgtgcctaatagagaacattataatcatgacagtagcgtttaaaggaCAATACCGATAAAAGCGcctcatagagaatgtcacaattctggcagctacgcctaagtgataatattagtAGCTGTGCTTGACAACTGTATCATTGGCAATGTTGGACTTCATGccgtttccttaggatgatccttaggaatgaatgaacgaggagtagctgattcttagggtaaatccttaagaagataatggggatgggtaattgggttgattgtttaatgtttaaacataataattatattattgtgggttgaaaaccctatgtactcaccaggtttcccaacctgacccactcagtttatttatatcaaagGTGTTgacatgaagtcacattacactgagggaggaataataataaaatgcgtaaacctaaaaaaaaaaccctagaaacactataaatacataaaaatagtttgagaaatttaatctttttttttttgactttacaatccaaaaaatcaaaatgttttactcaaaatcactgaaaaaaaatattgtttttttaatttcaattatTTTCAGCGAATTATCATACATATCTGCGATTATTAGGTTTGTAAAGGTAAAAAAAGAATATCTCCAATTATTTATTTTCGATGTATTTCTATTGATTTTCTAGGTATTTTAGGTTTTCAATGTTCATACATTTTCTATTGATCAttccatgtatatatatatatatatatatatatatatatatatatatatacatacatacatacatacatatgttAAGTGCAGGATCCCAGAACCATGTTTAGGATCCTTGATGTTAACGAAGCCTTAGGATCCTTAAACATACCTTAGGATCCtgatcattttcattataatttaTTTCCTCACACTTTTAACGGATAtatttctatttctttttctcACATGTGTAGAAATGGTCAACATAAGACTCATTATCAATGAAGAATCGCTTCAACCAGGCTTAAGACCATGGGATACCAAGTCAAACAACGTGCATATACCCAGTCAAGAGGATCACAAATATATCAGACGTATTATTATTTCGTCTAGAGTATAAATACACCCATAAATCATACACTACATACACAATTAGCATACTATTACACTTCTATTCATATTATCATCACCATTTCTATAATCTCACATTCAAATCAATAAAAACAGCAAGACAGTGATTATTATCATCTTCGAAGATTTTATGTTGGATAACTCACTTGTCTCACTTTGATCATTATTCGATACTTGTGTTACCTTAAACACCATAGCatctcatacaatttggttgaaTAATACTTGCTCAATTTTTGACCAACACAATTTGACGCCCACCGTGGGGTCGTGGTCTTCACAATCGTTCAAGAATCATATCTACCCAACCAAACTTATCCTCTTCCTCTATTCCTTCCATTTCCTCTAAAAACCTTCCACTGCCTCTAAGTGGAGCTCCTAAAAAGACTCTTGAGGCACTGAAGAAAAACACTTCTTCGGTCACTACCTAAGGATTTCAGGATCCTCCTGTAGTGAATTCCAACAACGAGCTCCTTTCTATGATGAAGAGATTGCAACGACAACTTACTCATCAATAGGAGGACAACAAGATGGTGCTCAAGGA includes:
- the LOC111898050 gene encoding peroxidase 72, giving the protein MNTMAHSITMIIVFISIVALTNASNLYPQFYDHSCPQAKDIVRSVVTKAVAKEARMAASLLRLHFHDCFVKGCDGSILLDNSGSIISEKGSVPNRNSARGFEVVDQIKAALEKACPQTVSCADALALAARDSTVLAGGPSWEVPLGRRDSLGASLSGSNQNIPAPNNTFQTILTKFKLKGLDIVDFVTLSGSHTIGNARCTSFRQRLYNNSGNGQPDLSLDQSYAAKLRQNCPRSGGDQNLFFLDPVSPTKFDNSYYKNLIASKGLLSSDEILFTQNQQTMQYVKQYAANQELFFQQFAKSMVKMGNITPLTGKSGEVRKICRKVNS